CTCTGTTTTTGAGGGTCCTCCTCTTCTGTTTCAGTCGGATCACCTCTTCCTTGCTCACCCCCCGGAGCTGCCTGTTCAGCTCCCTCACCGACATGGTCACCAGCTGCTCATCCGAGAAGCGGTCGTCGAAATGCAGGCTGCTGGCGTGGTGCTGGTGGTGCAGACCCCCTCCGCCGCCTCCTCCcccggtgctgctgctgctgctgctgctggtgctgctgctgctggactgcACGCTGCCcggcggctggtggtggtggtgcccagccgggtggtggtggtgatggtagtGCGGTGCCCCGGTCTGGGCCGCGGCGGCCGCGATCACGGCGGACACCACGGCGGCTGCCGAGCCCATCTCTTCCCCGGGCATGGAGCCCCCAGTGCCGGcggccagctgctgccctctaGCATAGCCATCGAAGCTGCTCTGGAGCGGGTGGTGGCTGCTGTTGATCAGCGCTTCCACCGCGTCCTCGGGGCTGAATCCCAACGCCTCGGGGTTGAGCTGCTGCGGGTAGCCGGTCATCCAGTAATAATCTTCCAGGTGGGTCTTCTGGTCCGTGCCAGAGCCCGGGCTGGGCGCCGAGAAGCTCGGGGAAGGGGGCACGGAACTGCAGGGCGTGCTCATCGGGGTGGAAGATAGCGATCCCCCAGCGATCAAGCGGCCGCACTGGCTGATAATGCGATCGGTCTCCACCGGCTCCTTTTTCACTTCAAACTTCATCAGATCGAAGTCATTAACATATTCCATGGCCAGGGGACTGGTGGGCAGGTCGGAGTTGCTCATTGCCAGTTCTGATGCCATCCTTTTGCTGCTGACAGCCCTCCAGAAAGGGTGCGCGCCAGGAGCGAGGGGACTGCTCTGAGTTGCACCCGGGTGAGCCAGCTTGCTGCTTTGCAATCTCGATTTTGCCTCCGCTCGCCGCCAGCCCCGTGCAACCTTCGCTCCAATTTGCACCGACTCTTTCTCGCGCGGCGGCTTTCTTATCCTTTGCAGAGCCTACCGTACTGACGCTGCATCAGAGCGGCTGGCGCTGTCTAGTCGCCTTTTTTTTGCATCGAGGTGGTTTCGCTCTCTTTTTGCAGCTTTTCCAACTGCAGCGGGCTGGCTtggttggtgctgctgctgcaaaggTGCCTCGGTGAT
The genomic region above belongs to Carettochelys insculpta isolate YL-2023 chromosome 14, ASM3395843v1, whole genome shotgun sequence and contains:
- the MAF gene encoding transcription factor Maf; the protein is MASELAMSNSDLPTSPLAMEYVNDFDLMKFEVKKEPVETDRIISQCGRLIAGGSLSSTPMSTPCSSVPPSPSFSAPSPGSGTDQKTHLEDYYWMTGYPQQLNPEALGFSPEDAVEALINSSHHPLQSSFDGYARGQQLAAGTGGSMPGEEMGSAAAVVSAVIAAAAAQTGAPHYHHHHHPAGHHHHQPPGSVQSSSSSTSSSSSSSTGGGGGGGGLHHQHHASSLHFDDRFSDEQLVTMSVRELNRQLRGVSKEEVIRLKQKRRTLKNRGYAQSCRFKRVQQRHVLESEKNQLLQQVEHLKQEISRLVRERDAYKEKYEKLVSNGFRENGSSSDSPSSPEFFMYPRESSTSVM